Proteins from a single region of Companilactobacillus farciminis KCTC 3681 = DSM 20184:
- a CDS encoding alcohol dehydrogenase catalytic domain-containing protein produces the protein MKAVVVSKAGGPEVLEYKEVPTPEIKTGWSLVKIKGFGIVHSEIFTRQGKSPSVKFPRILGIECVGIIEKTTDAQRLPVGQKVIAMNGEMGRDFDGSYAEYALLPNEIIHPVTTDIPWEDLAAIPETFHTAYRALLQLQIDKADSLLIRGGTSGVGIAGLKLAKAINPNIKVWGTSRKATAKEEILQLDYDGFVLDDHQKLQMDQPVERIFDLVGAATAIDSMNNLKPFGIASITGDMGGVWDIDHFDPVTAIPNDRYMTSFASYVIDEGQLNDLLKLISDKDVDVHPVKVFSLKQLPEAHEFLENQIKPGKVVVLP, from the coding sequence AAAACTGGTTGGTCATTGGTAAAAATTAAAGGATTTGGAATCGTTCACTCTGAAATTTTTACTCGACAAGGTAAGTCTCCTTCAGTCAAGTTCCCACGAATCTTAGGTATCGAATGTGTCGGAATTATCGAAAAAACTACTGATGCTCAGCGTTTACCAGTAGGACAAAAAGTCATTGCCATGAACGGTGAAATGGGACGTGATTTTGACGGTAGTTATGCTGAATATGCACTATTGCCAAATGAAATAATTCATCCAGTTACAACGGATATTCCTTGGGAAGATTTGGCAGCTATTCCGGAAACTTTTCATACTGCTTATCGAGCATTATTACAACTTCAAATCGACAAAGCTGATTCATTATTGATTCGTGGAGGAACTAGTGGCGTTGGAATTGCTGGTTTGAAATTAGCTAAGGCAATCAATCCTAATATTAAAGTTTGGGGTACATCTAGAAAAGCAACTGCTAAAGAAGAAATCCTCCAGCTAGATTACGATGGCTTTGTCTTGGATGATCATCAGAAATTGCAAATGGATCAACCGGTCGAACGGATTTTTGATTTGGTTGGTGCAGCAACGGCTATAGATTCCATGAATAATTTGAAACCATTTGGTATTGCTAGCATTACTGGCGATATGGGTGGAGTCTGGGATATTGACCATTTTGATCCCGTCACGGCCATTCCAAATGATCGCTATATGACATCCTTTGCCAGCTATGTAATTGACGAAGGTCAGTTGAATGATTTATTGAAATTGATTTCTGATAAAGACGTCGATGTTCATCCGGTTAAAGTCTTCTCATTGAAGCAACTTCCTGAAGCACACGAATTTTTAGAAAATCAAATTAAACCTGGTAAAGTTGTGGTTTTACCATAA
- a CDS encoding ABC transporter ATP-binding protein gives MITYKNVGMKYGQNTILHDINLTINDGELFVLVGPSGSGKTTLLRMLNQLTVPTDGDVYFANRKIKDYDVQKLRLDMGYVLQDSSLFPNLNVEDNIAIQLEQKGVSKAKRHQRAAELLESVELDPKKYAKRMPSELSGGQQQRVAIIRALATEPSLILMDESFSALDPVLRKKSQDLVLKLHQQFKTTIVFVTHDMQEALRMGQRIAVLNKGVIQQIGTPHDIMQHPATDFVRQFFDSKTPHWWNMDFLIESGLLREISFDEKLPVVTEFKQLMNKLREVNQFDFQYQNKGYSMTAQELIAYLGQEGGSR, from the coding sequence TTGATAACTTATAAGAATGTCGGGATGAAGTACGGTCAAAATACGATTTTGCATGATATCAATTTAACAATCAACGACGGTGAATTATTTGTTCTCGTTGGTCCTAGTGGTAGTGGAAAAACTACTTTATTGAGAATGCTTAACCAATTGACTGTGCCGACTGATGGGGATGTTTATTTTGCCAATCGTAAAATAAAAGATTATGACGTTCAGAAATTGCGTCTGGATATGGGTTACGTCTTACAAGATAGTAGTCTATTTCCAAATTTGAACGTTGAAGATAATATTGCCATTCAATTGGAACAAAAAGGTGTATCTAAAGCTAAAAGACATCAACGAGCAGCTGAATTATTGGAATCAGTTGAACTTGATCCCAAAAAATATGCTAAACGAATGCCTTCAGAATTATCTGGTGGACAACAACAACGTGTCGCCATTATTCGGGCTTTGGCAACTGAACCGAGCTTGATTTTGATGGATGAATCGTTCAGTGCTTTGGATCCAGTTTTGCGTAAGAAGTCACAAGATTTAGTTTTAAAATTACATCAACAATTTAAAACGACGATTGTCTTTGTTACTCACGATATGCAAGAAGCTCTACGAATGGGTCAAAGGATCGCTGTTTTGAACAAAGGCGTGATCCAACAAATCGGTACGCCACATGATATCATGCAACATCCAGCGACTGACTTTGTCCGTCAATTCTTTGATTCAAAGACTCCTCACTGGTGGAATATGGACTTTTTGATTGAGTCAGGATTATTGAGAGAAATTTCTTTTGATGAAAAGCTGCCAGTTGTGACTGAATTTAAGCAGTTGATGAATAAACTTCGCGAAGTAAATCAATTTGATTTTCAATATCAAAACAAAGGTTATTCGATGACCGCTCAAGAATTGATTGCCTATTTGGGACAAGAAGGGGGTAGTCGCTAA
- a CDS encoding ABC transporter permease/substrate-binding protein, whose product MQMLMQTIVEQRGEILKSLYQHIEISFISLLIAMLIAIPIAILLRNHRRFGEIGLQIAGIIQTIPSLALLGLLIPIVGIGTVPAVVALTMYAIMPLYQNTYSGLTNIDPNLEEAAVAFGLSKWKRLQRLEFPLALPMIISGIRIALVMIIGTATLAAFIGAGGLGDYIMLGIQQNNNYYLIIGGVLSALLAFIFSGLLKYMGSTKKRIYGGGIVVLLFLLGIGGTRVYQAVKPQPVNITIAGKLGSEPEILMNMYKDLIKQDQPNANVTLKPNFGGTTFLFKALKKNQIDVYPEFTGTVLEALVNYDKPTPKNPKTTYKIAKNKLSKEENMAFLKPMEYENGYDLAVTKEFSKKYNVTKLSDLERVNDKVKAAFDPDFSNQPDGYLGLKKKYNLNFASINRMEPSLRYKAIAHKRVNLVDGYTTDPQVQQYDLVVLKDDKHFFPPYQGAPLMNSDFAKKNPKVVKSLNKLAGKISAEDMQKMNYQVSVKNKKASVVAHDYLVEHDLLK is encoded by the coding sequence ATGCAAATGTTGATGCAAACAATTGTTGAACAACGCGGGGAAATTTTGAAATCCTTGTATCAACACATTGAAATCTCATTTATTTCTTTATTGATTGCGATGCTGATTGCCATACCGATTGCAATATTATTACGAAATCATCGACGATTCGGTGAGATTGGTTTACAAATTGCTGGGATTATTCAAACGATTCCTAGTTTGGCTTTGCTAGGTTTGTTGATTCCAATCGTAGGTATTGGTACAGTACCAGCGGTAGTAGCTTTGACAATGTATGCCATTATGCCGTTGTATCAAAACACTTATTCTGGTTTGACTAATATTGATCCAAACTTGGAAGAAGCGGCAGTGGCCTTTGGTTTATCAAAGTGGAAACGACTGCAGCGTTTGGAATTTCCATTAGCTTTACCGATGATAATTTCTGGAATTAGAATTGCTCTAGTTATGATCATTGGAACCGCCACTTTAGCTGCCTTCATTGGTGCTGGTGGCTTGGGTGATTACATCATGCTCGGTATTCAACAAAACAATAATTACTACCTAATTATCGGTGGTGTTTTATCAGCCTTACTAGCCTTTATTTTCAGTGGACTATTGAAGTACATGGGTTCAACGAAAAAACGTATTTATGGCGGTGGAATCGTTGTTTTATTGTTCCTGTTAGGAATTGGTGGTACCCGGGTTTATCAAGCTGTGAAACCACAACCTGTCAATATTACGATTGCTGGAAAACTCGGTAGTGAACCAGAAATTTTGATGAATATGTATAAAGATTTGATTAAACAAGACCAACCAAATGCCAACGTTACTTTAAAGCCTAACTTTGGTGGTACGACATTCTTGTTCAAAGCCTTGAAGAAAAATCAAATTGACGTTTACCCAGAATTTACCGGAACAGTTTTGGAAGCTCTAGTCAATTACGATAAACCAACGCCGAAAAATCCCAAGACGACTTATAAAATTGCTAAAAATAAGTTATCTAAAGAAGAAAACATGGCTTTCTTGAAACCGATGGAATATGAAAATGGTTACGATTTAGCTGTTACTAAAGAATTCTCAAAGAAATACAACGTTACTAAATTAAGTGACCTAGAGCGAGTCAACGACAAAGTTAAAGCAGCCTTCGATCCTGACTTCTCCAATCAACCAGATGGTTATTTAGGCTTAAAGAAGAAGTACAATCTGAACTTTGCTTCAATCAACCGAATGGAACCAAGCTTGCGCTATAAGGCGATTGCTCATAAACGTGTTAATTTGGTCGATGGATATACGACTGATCCGCAAGTGCAACAGTATGATTTAGTCGTTTTGAAAGATGATAAGCATTTCTTCCCACCATATCAAGGTGCGCCTTTGATGAATAGCGACTTTGCTAAGAAGAATCCTAAGGTAGTGAAGAGTTTGAATAAATTGGCTGGTAAAATTTCAGCTGAAGATATGCAAAAGATGAATTATCAAGTTTCAGTGAAGAATAAAAAGGCTAGTGTCGTTGCTCACGATTATCTAGTTGAACATGATTTATTGAAGTAA
- a CDS encoding Lrp/AsnC family transcriptional regulator: MDNIDQKILKELNRNCRITKTELAKIVNMTPPAVNTRIEQLEAEGIIERYTIEVNLDKMGYTHQVFIETQMEYYSHEKYLQFIHSQRNSIRHHYKISGEMNYMIHGAFHSNDELNTFLEKLNKYANYKVLDVISELI; the protein is encoded by the coding sequence ATGGACAACATTGATCAAAAAATACTCAAAGAATTAAATCGCAATTGTCGCATCACTAAAACTGAATTAGCCAAAATCGTTAATATGACTCCTCCGGCCGTAAATACTCGTATCGAGCAGTTAGAAGCTGAAGGCATCATTGAACGATACACTATCGAAGTTAATTTGGACAAAATGGGCTATACACATCAAGTTTTTATTGAAACGCAAATGGAATATTATAGTCACGAAAAGTACTTACAATTCATCCATTCTCAAAGAAATTCCATTCGTCATCATTACAAAATATCTGGTGAAATGAACTACATGATTCATGGCGCTTTTCATTCCAATGATGAATTAAATACATTCTTAGAAAAATTAAACAAATATGCCAATTACAAAGTTTTAGATGTTATTTCCGAATTAATTTAG